The following is a genomic window from Nitrososphaerota archaeon.
GAGCACGGAGCGCTCTTCGTCAGGCTCGACAAGCAGCAGCTCGTGCTCGGAAGGGTAGCCCTCGGCTCAGCGGACCCGGTCAGGCTGAAGGTCAAGCCCAGGGGGGACATCATCAGGGGTGGGGCCCGCGAGTTCTACCTTCGCCTGCTGCGAGGAGGGTGAAATGGCGAAGCGGTACGTGCTCTTCGTCGCCGAAGACGACCTGACAGAAGGAGACCTGAGGGCCCTTTCGGAGTCCCTCGAAGAAGAATACGGCCAGGCCAGGGTGATTGCCGTCCCCGGACGCCCGAGGGCCGTGATCATCCGGACGCTGCAGAAGTTTGTCCCCTCTCTGCGCGACCCCGCGACGTCTCCCCGGGTCGGCGGGAGGAGGCTGATCCCGCTGTCGACCTCGGGGGCGGTCGGTAACCTCAAAAGGAGAGCAGGAGGGGCGGCCCCGCATGGCAAAGTTCATGAGTGATGAGTACGTCTCCCAGGTGCAGGCAACCCTGGTCGCCGACCCGAAGTGGTCCGAGTCGACGAAGGCCCTGAAGACAAGCATCGCTTTCAACGTCACCGATGCCGGCCAGAACTTCATCCTCACGGTGGAGAATGGGACGTCCACGTTCCAGAAGGTCCCCCCGGGGTCGGCCGCAGAATTCTCCTTCGACGGGACCTACGATGTGTGGTCCAAGGTGGCGAAGGGGGAGGTGGACATACAGGCAGCGGTCCTGAAAGGGGAGCTGAGGTTCAGGGGCTCCCTGACGAAGATCCTTGCCTACAGGGACAGGTTCATCAGAGTCGCCGAAGTCATGAGGGACGTGCCTAAGGAGTTCTAGGAAGGCACGAAGACGTAGTAGGGGTTCCCTCCTTCTCCGGTCCTCGTCTCGATCCTCACCTTCATGCCTGGCTCCGTAGTCTCTGGATCTGCTCCTTCGAGCCAGGCCAGCGCCTTCACCCCGTCTCTGAACTCCGCGATAGCTATGATGTAGGGCCCCTTTCCCTCGAAACTCGCCGGGGTCACCCTGACCTGGGTGAACGTCACCAGGCTCGCCTCCGTGCCGAGGTCGACCCATTCTGATTGTGACGCCATGCAACCGGGGCAGTCGGACTGCGGGGGGAAGGAGATGCGGCCGCAGTTCGCGCACTTGGTGGTGACGAACTTCCCTCGGCTCAGAGACTCCCAGAACTCGCGAGTCTTCGAGATGGGTATGTCGAACCTGAGGGTCAGGGTCCTCCTCGAGCGAAGCTGTGGAAGGTCGTCCATGGTCAGTCCCTCGAGAGTATCGTCACGTAGGCGTAATGACCTGTCCCTCCGATGTTGTGGGCCAGCCCCACGCCGTGCTTGATAGGCGCCTGGTGGCGCCCTGCCTCGCCTCTGAGTTGCTTTGTGATCTCCACGGCCATCGAAACCCCGGTCGCCCCTATGGGGTGCCCTTTGGCCTTGAGCCCGCCATCGAGGTTTACCGGGATCCTCCCGCCGAGTTCCGTCTCACCCTCGCGGACCATCCTGGCCCCTCCCCCCTTCTCGCAGAAGCCCAGGTCTTCGTAGGCCATCAGCTCCGCGATGGTAAAGCAGTCGTGCGCGGTGGCGACGTCGATTTCTCGGGGGGATACTTTGGCCATGGCGTAGGCTTTCGACGCGGCTGTGACAGCCGCGCGGAGCCCCACATAGTCCTCCCTCCTGCTCAGGTTGGCGGTGTCCGAAGAATAGCCGACCCCCCTTATCCAGACAGGGGTGTCGGTGAGGGTCTTGGCGACAGCCTCCGATGCTAGCACCACGGCCGCCGAGCCGTCGGAGAGAGGACAAGCGTCGTAGAGCTTCAGCGGCCACGCAACCATCTGCGAACCGAGCGCCTTCTCCAGGGTGATCTCTTTCTGGAACTGCGCCAGGGGATTCATTGAACCGTAGCGGTGCGCCTTCACAGATATCCTGGCGAGGTCCTCCTGGGTGGTGCCGAACTTCTTCATGTGGGCGACGGCGTAGAGGGCGTAGTAGGCTGGGAAGGTCATCCCGTAGTTCTCGAACTCCCAGGTGTAGGAGCCTGCCCTCCCGATGAGCTCCACCGAAGTCGGGGTGTCGACCTCGGTCATCTTCTCGACCCCCACTGCCATGGCCACCTCGGTCTCCCCGCTCACGATGCTGTTGTAAGCAGCCTTCACCGCGGCGCTCCCACTGGCGCATGCTGCCTCCACCCTCATGGTCCCCGCCCCGCTCAGCCCAGCGTACTCGCCTACTACGACCGCGGGGAGCGACTCCTCATACCATCCACCGGCGCTGCCGACCACGACGTTGCCGATGTCCTTCCTGTCGACCCCGGCATCGTCGACCGCCTGCTTTATCGACTCGAACGCGAGCTCCCCCAGGTTCACGTCGGTCCTCCGCCCGAACCGGCTGTGACCTATCCCCACGACGGCGACGCGGCTCAAGTCTGCCTTTCCCTTCGAAGTCCTACCCTTATTTCAAGTTCCCAGCGAAGTGAGGCTACTGAAGGACCCCCATCTCCTTCGCCACTTCCTTCATGATGGTCAGCCTCTGGATGTCGTTGGTCCCCTCATAGGTCTTGATGATCTGCGAGTCCCGGAGGACCCTCTCGACCTGGCTGTCGGTGGACACCCCGTAAGCTCCCATTATCAGCATGGCCATGTGGGCGTTCTTCTCGGCTGCCTCCGTCGCGGTTATCTTCGCGATCGAGGACGCCTTGATGAAGTCCTTCCCCTTCTTCGTGAGGGTGGCTGCCCAGTAGGTGAGGAGCCTCGCCGTATGGACGGCAGCCGTCATCTCTGCAATCTTGAATTGGACCTGCTGGTAGCTGAGCAGATAATTGTCGAAGGTCTGCCTCTGGGTAGAGTAGTTCAGCGCGGCTTCGAGGGCGGCCTGGGCGAGGCCCGTTCCCTGGGCGGCTACTCCCACCCTCCCGTGGTCGTAGCAGGTCAACGCTATCCTCACCCCTCTTCCCAGCTCGCCGACTATGTTCGTCTCCGGGACCTCGAGGTTATCGAAGACCAGCTCCACCGGCTGGTCCCCCCGTAGCCCTATCACGTCCGTCCTCTGCCCGACGTTGAGCCCGGGCATCCCCTTCTCCGCTATGAAGGCGGTTATCCCGTGGTGCCTCTTTCCCTCCTCCTTGGGGCTGGTTCTGGCGAATATGAGGAAAGTCTCAGCCTTGTCGCCGTTGGTGATGAACATCTTCTTCCCATTGATGACGTACTTGTCCCCCGCCTTCTTCGCGCTGGTCGAAATCGCCGCGACGTCCGAGCCAGTACCTGGCTCTGTCATGGCATGGGCGGCTATCCTCTCCCCCCTGGCTATGGGGACCAGGTACTTCCGCTTCTGCTCCTCGGTCCCGAAGAGGAAGAGTGGGGTAGAGACGAGGTAGGTCGCACCCACCACCGCGGAGAAGGCCGCCGAGAAGCGGGCAATTTCTTCTGTGGCTATCACGAGCGAAAGGTCGTCGCCGCCCCCTCCGCCGTACTCCTCTGGGAAGGGGACGCCAAAAAGGCCCAGCTCCGCCGCCCTCTTTACCAGCCTCATGTCCATCTGGTTGTCCCGGTCTATCTTCTGGGTGACCGGCGCCAGCTCCTTCTCGGCGAACTCCCGCACGGCGAGCCGGAAGGCCTCCTGCTCTTCTGTCACAGAGATGTTATAGTCAGATGAAGTCGGGGACAGGGTGCTCATGGCTCGGTCGCCCGAGTTCGTCGAATATTAAGGGGTATCCCACCAGTAACCTCCATTTCCAGTGGAAAGGGAATTAAGTGGCTCTGTGGCGTCCACTGTCCCGAGAGAAGATGGCAATCACAAAAGTCACTGTGGTAGGGGCGGGGGACATGGGGCACGGCATCGCGGAGCTCTTCGCCGTGAACGGGTTCGACGTGGTACTGGTGGACAAACTCCCCCAGGCCATCGACAGGGCGAAGGCTAGGATTTCGGCTAGCCTCGATAAGATGGTTGAGCGGGGGAAGATCGGCCGGGAACAGGCGGACGCGACCCTGCGCCGGCTCACCTATTCAGGGAACACGGGAGAGGGGGTGTCCGGGTCCGACCTAGTGGTCGAAGCCGTCCCTGAGTCGCTAGAGCTCAAGAGGTCCGTCCTCAAGGAGATAGGCGAGGCCGCTCCTCGCCGAGCCATCATCGCTTCCAACACCTCGAACATCAGGATCACCGACCTTGCTGAGGCCGTCCCTGGCCCGGAGAGGGTCGTCGGTATGCATTTTTTCAATCCTCCTATGGTGATGAAGCTCGTCGAAGTCATCCCAGGGGCCAGGACCGACGACGCAGTCGTGCAGCAGACGGTCGACGCCTGCCAGAAGGTGGGAAGGACGGCGGTCAGGGTCATGAAGGACAGACCGGGGTTCATCGTGAACAGGATTAACGCGGCTGACACGCTCTTCTTCTGCCTCGTGCAGGACAGGAAGCTCGCCACGCCAGCGGAGGTCGATTCGTTCGCCAGAGGGCAGGGGCTTCCCATGGGCCCCTACGAGCTCGTGGACTTCGTCGGGGTTGACGTCGCAGCGGACTCCCTCGCGTACTTCGCGGGGTCTATTTCCCCAGAGTACGGGAAAGGGAGGACTTTCGGAGAGATGCAGAAGCAGGGGCTCCTCGGCAAGAAATCTGGGAAGGGATTCTATGACTGGTCGACAGGGAGGGCGCAGATTCCGAAGGCGGAGCCCACAGGTGCGATATCCATCATGGACGTATTCGCGCTCGAGATCAACGAGTCGGTCAAGCTCATCGAAGAAGGGGTGGCGGCCCCGGGAGACATAGAGAAAGGGGTAGTCCTAGGGATGAACAGGCCATTCGGTCCCATCTCGGTCGCCAAAGATCTCAGTAATGCGGAGGTGAAGTCCAAGCTGGAAGAGCTTGCCTCGAAGTTCGACTGCGCCATCTTCGCCCCTGCGAAGTCAATCGCAGAGGGGAGAATGAGGGAAGCCATCGACGGGCGGCTTCAGGCGGTCCAGGCCCCCGCGGCACCCGACGCAGTGCCGCCTCCTCCCCAGAGTGGGGGCGGGGTGCTGAGGCTAGAGAGGCTCCCCGGCGGGGTAGCGAGGGTGGTGCTGGGGAGGCCTAGGCTCAACCTAATCAACGGCGAGGTCCTCGCCGAGCTGGACAGGGCTCTAGACGCAGTCCAGCTCGACCAAGATATCCGCGTGGTGATTGTGACGGGGGAAGGGGGGGTCTTTTCAGCCGGGCTTGAGCTCACGCAGTACGTCCCGGGAACGGTGGCGATGATGGATTTCGCAAGGAAAGGAGAGAGGGTGATGAAAAAGTTGGCCGACCTCCCCAAGCTGACGATCGCCGTCCTGAAGGGATACGCTCTCGGGGGAGGGATGGAACTGGCGCTGGCCTGCGACCTGCGAGTGGCGACCTCAGACGTGGAGATAGGGTTCCCAGAGTTGAGCAGGGGGCTCGTCCCGGCATGGTCTGGGACACAGAGGCTCCCCCGCCTTGTAGGGCTCTCGCACGCGTCGTCCCTGATACTCACAGGGGAGAGAATCAAGGGGGGGCGGGCGTACGAGATCGGCCTGGTAAACAGGGTTGTGCCGGACGGCGACCCGGACGAGTTCGCCAAAGCATTCGCTTCCCAGCTGGCGGCATCCCAGGCCCCGGTGGCGGTCACACTGGCAAAGAGGCTCCTCAACAAGGCGGCAGAGGCATCCCCCGACGTCGGCCTGGAGATGGAAGCCATGGCAGCAGGGGTGCTCTTCGGGACCGACGACCTGAAGGAAGGGTTCTCAGCCTTCCTCGGGAAGAGGAAGCCCGAGTTCAAAGGGAAGTGAGCACGGGCATGGCTGAGATTCGTGAGGTGTACGTAGCCGACTACCTGAGGGTCCCCTTCTCCAGGTCCCGGCCGGGCCAGCCCGAGAGAGACGTCTACAACTCCGTCAGGATGGACCAGGCCCTCGGCCTGCTCATACGCCGGCTGGTCGAAAGGTCGGCACTGAGGCCGGAGGACATCGGAGACGTCGTCACAGGGTGCGCGTTCCAGACGGGCGAGAACTGGCTCTATGGGGGAAGGCACCCCGTGCTGCTGGCCGGGCTCCCGGTGACGGTCCCGGGGCTGGCCATGGACAGGGCGTGCGCGTCTTCGATGAACGCCGCGGCCGAAGGGGCGATGGAGATAATGACAGGGAACTCGGAGCTCGTCCTGGCTGGAGGGATGGAGCACCTCACCCACGTCCCGATCTCCAACAACCCCGCCCTCGCCCCCAACACCAGGCTTCTCACCAGACCAGAGTACATGAGGTATCAGATGAGCACAGGGTACTCCATGGGTCTCACCGCCGAGAAGCTGGCGGAAGAGGAGGGGTTCTCCAGGGAAGAGATGGACAGTTACTCGCTCGGGTCGCACGTCAAGGCCGCAAAGGCGCTGGACGACGGCTGGTTCAAGGGAGAGCTGATGGAGATGAAGGTCGAAGTGTCGGGGGAGGAACGGGTCGTCGACGCCGACCAGAGCATCAGGAGGGACACGACGATCGAACAGCTGGCGGGCCTGCAACCATCGTTCAAGTCCGGGGGACTCATCACAGCCGGGAACTCGTCACCGCTCAATGCCGGCGCATCCATGGTAGTCCTCGCCTCGAAGGACAAGCTTCAGGAGCTCGGGGTCGAGCCCCTCGCACGGATAGTGTCCATGGGGTGGGCAGGGGTTGACCCGAGCGTGATGGGGAAGGGTCCTGTCCCCGCGTCCCAGAAGGCCCTCGCCAGGGCCGGGATGAAGCCGGAACAGATCGACCTCTGGGAGATCAACGAGGCGTTCGCGGTCGTGGTGCTATACGGGATGCGCGAACTCGGTCTTGACCCTGGCAGGGTGAACGTCAACGGAGGCGCCATAGCCATAGGGCACCCGCTTGGCGCGTCGGGCGCGAGGCTCGTCGGGACCCTGGCCAGGGAGCTGAAACAGACCGGGAAAGAACGTGGGATGGCGACACTCTGTGTGGGGGGCGGGCAGGGGTTCGCGATCCTGATGCAGCGGGCGTAGCCTTACTCTATCGCGCCGCTCGCTTTCAGCCTGGAGACCGTGGAAGCGGCGTACCCCAGAGCCCTCATCACAGAGAGGGTGTCAGCGCCAAGATCCGGTGCGGGCGTGAACGGTTCCCTCCGGATGGCGGGGGTACCCCTGAGCGGGCCGTTGAGGACCTGGCCGTCCTCCCTGATTTCGACGAGCATCTTCAGGGTCCTCGCCCAGTCGCTCTTCAGGGCTTCCTCCACCGTGAGGACGGGGGTCGCACAGGTATCCCTCCCCATGAGCAGCTCCGACCACTCGTCCCTCGTCCTGCTGGCGAACACCCTCTTGAGCTCCGAGGTTGCGAAGGCCCTCTCCTCCTTGGTCCCAAACCTCTTGTTCTGCAGCTCGGGGACCCCCAGGGCTGTGACCAGGTTTCGCCAGAAGACCTCTTCGATGGCCGCCACTGCAACGTACCCGCCATCGGACGTCCTGTAGACGTTGTAGTACGGGGTCGAGCCGAAGACCATGCTGTGCTTCTCCCTCGGCGCCTTCCCGGTCGCGAGGTATGCAGCCGCGGGTATGACCATCCATGAAAGAAGCGAACCTACTATGGGGACGTCCAAGAAGATGCCGCGCTGCCGCCCGGCGAGGGCACCCAGTATCCCCAGGGCGGCGTACATCCCTGACGCCACGTCCCCAAGCTGGAGGAGCGGGACCTCGGTCCCCTTCGAATATGCCATGGTCCCCGCCATCGCCTGGAAGTTGATGTCGTGGCCAGGCATGGCGCTCAGCCTGCTCTCCTGGCCGTAGGCCGAGATCGAGCAGTAGATTATCCTCGGGTTCAGCCTCTTCACGCTTGCGAACGAGAACCCGAGCCGGGACATGGCGCCAGGCCTGAACCCTTCCATGAAGACGTCGGCGGTCTTCAGTAGGCGGCGCATGACCTCTTTCCCCTCGGGGGACTTCAGGTCGATGCCGATGCTCTTCTTGTTCCTGTTGACCGTCGCGTGGACGGGGCTCCTCCCTCCCTTTGTGGGAGGGGTCGCCCTCATGTAGTCACCCAGGCCGGGCTGCTCGATCTTGACGACTTCGGCTCCCATGTCGGAGAGGAGCATGGAGCAGTACCCGCCCGGGAGGAGCCTGGTGGCGTCGACCACCCTCACCCCTTCAAGGAAGCTCATGTGACCCGGGGGAGAAGCAGCTCAGATAAAGGCTAAATCCGCGGTGCGTCCTGCGAGCCCTGACGATGAGGTGAACGCCGTCCCAGTCATAGCCCGGAGTAAGCTCCCGGACAGATGATGAACTCGCGACGAAACTGAGTCAGACATTCTAAGTTTAGATAGAGTGACGCTCCATGCCGGAAGGTGAAGTCCGTGAAGGTCCACGACGACACTCACAAGGCCCTCAAACTCCTCAAAACGAGCAGGAGGAGCGCCAGCATAGACCAGGTCATCCGGGAGATGATCAGGGCTTCGACCGGGGCTCCGGTGGGGAGGGGCGAGCGAGCGGGCTCTGAGGAGCTCACGAAGTACCTCGGCCCCTGACCGGCAAGACAGAAATACGAACCGCGGGGAGCCCGGAAGCCGTCCATGGCAAAATTCGACGGCATAGTAGGGAAGTCCCTCCTCACGGTGGAAGAGAACGAGAATGAGTTGACCCTGGTCTTCGGGGACAACAGGTTCCTCTTCGTCCGGCTGGAGAACGGGAAGCTCCACTCCGAAAGCGTCCCCGAGTAGGGCCTACTCTTCTTCGAGAATCTCTACTTTTTTGTTCCCGCCGACCAGCACCCTGAACCTCTCGGCGTCCGCCATCGTCCCCACGATTTTGCCGATGTGCATCGGCACCAGAGCCTTCGCGCTGATGGAGGCCGCCGCTTCAGCCGCCTCCTCGGCGGTCATCACGTAGGTACCTGAGACGGGGAGGAAAGCAACATCCACGTCCAGGCTCTTCATTTCGGGGATGAAGTCGCTGTCTCCCGCGTGGTAGAACCGCGTCCCGTCCAGCGTCACCACGTACCCGACCTTCCTGTCTTCCTTCGGATGGAAGACCTTCCCCGGCTCCCTGAACTTGTTCAGGTTGTACGCTGGGACTGCTTCTATCTTTACTCCGCCCGCATCCAGGCTCTCCCAGGGTTTGACGATCCTCTTCTGCTGGCCGAACGCTCTGAGAGGACCTTCGCACTGCTCGGGGGCGACCATCAGGGTAGACTGCTCCGCGAACCTTCTGATGTCCTCGTTGCTCAGATGGTCAAAGTGCTCGTGGGAGACGAGGAGGACATCGGCGGCATAGTTCCCCTTCGTCTTGAAAGGGTCCAGCACCACCGTCTTCGAACCCTGCAGAACGAAAGAGTCGTGGCCGAGCCAGTGGACTTTGACTCCCTTGTATGTCCACAACCGGGACCGCCCCTTAGAGGTTTACCCCTTCCTCTTTGATTCCTGACTTGTCGATGGTCAGGATGTCGATGCCGTTTCCGCTCATGGCGTCCCTGGCGACGGCTGCCTTTATCGCGGCCACGGCGAGGTCCCGCGCCTCTTTCTGCGTCATACCCGGGCTGTATCCTGCCTCCACGACGCCGATCGCGGTCTCCTCCCCGGTCCCCACGGTAGCGTACTGGTCAGAAATCACGCTCCCGAGCGGGTCCAGGACGTAGACCACCGGTCTGTCTCCCACCCCTCCCAGTATCACCTGGGTAAGGAGAGGAGCGTACCTGTTCTGGAACATCAGCGTCGACATCAGCTTCGCCACCGAGTTCGGTTTCATAGACCTCTGCGACTCCAGCTCCCTGAGTTTGGAGTAGACGGCCACCTCCTTGACGAGGTTCTGCATGTCGGCCACCATTCCTGCGCACACCGCCCCCACGCTG
Proteins encoded in this region:
- a CDS encoding SCP2 sterol-binding domain-containing protein, whose translation is MAKFMSDEYVSQVQATLVADPKWSESTKALKTSIAFNVTDAGQNFILTVENGTSTFQKVPPGSAAEFSFDGTYDVWSKVAKGEVDIQAAVLKGELRFRGSLTKILAYRDRFIRVAEVMRDVPKEF
- a CDS encoding Zn-ribbon domain-containing OB-fold protein → MDDLPQLRSRRTLTLRFDIPISKTREFWESLSRGKFVTTKCANCGRISFPPQSDCPGCMASQSEWVDLGTEASLVTFTQVRVTPASFEGKGPYIIAIAEFRDGVKALAWLEGADPETTEPGMKVRIETRTGEGGNPYYVFVPS
- a CDS encoding thiolase domain-containing protein is translated as MSRVAVVGIGHSRFGRRTDVNLGELAFESIKQAVDDAGVDRKDIGNVVVGSAGGWYEESLPAVVVGEYAGLSGAGTMRVEAACASGSAAVKAAYNSIVSGETEVAMAVGVEKMTEVDTPTSVELIGRAGSYTWEFENYGMTFPAYYALYAVAHMKKFGTTQEDLARISVKAHRYGSMNPLAQFQKEITLEKALGSQMVAWPLKLYDACPLSDGSAAVVLASEAVAKTLTDTPVWIRGVGYSSDTANLSRREDYVGLRAAVTAASKAYAMAKVSPREIDVATAHDCFTIAELMAYEDLGFCEKGGGARMVREGETELGGRIPVNLDGGLKAKGHPIGATGVSMAVEITKQLRGEAGRHQAPIKHGVGLAHNIGGTGHYAYVTILSRD
- a CDS encoding acyl-CoA dehydrogenase family protein, producing MSTLSPTSSDYNISVTEEQEAFRLAVREFAEKELAPVTQKIDRDNQMDMRLVKRAAELGLFGVPFPEEYGGGGGDDLSLVIATEEIARFSAAFSAVVGATYLVSTPLFLFGTEEQKRKYLVPIARGERIAAHAMTEPGTGSDVAAISTSAKKAGDKYVINGKKMFITNGDKAETFLIFARTSPKEEGKRHHGITAFIAEKGMPGLNVGQRTDVIGLRGDQPVELVFDNLEVPETNIVGELGRGVRIALTCYDHGRVGVAAQGTGLAQAALEAALNYSTQRQTFDNYLLSYQQVQFKIAEMTAAVHTARLLTYWAATLTKKGKDFIKASSIAKITATEAAEKNAHMAMLIMGAYGVSTDSQVERVLRDSQIIKTYEGTNDIQRLTIMKEVAKEMGVLQ
- a CDS encoding 3-hydroxyacyl-CoA dehydrogenase/enoyl-CoA hydratase family protein, encoding MAITKVTVVGAGDMGHGIAELFAVNGFDVVLVDKLPQAIDRAKARISASLDKMVERGKIGREQADATLRRLTYSGNTGEGVSGSDLVVEAVPESLELKRSVLKEIGEAAPRRAIIASNTSNIRITDLAEAVPGPERVVGMHFFNPPMVMKLVEVIPGARTDDAVVQQTVDACQKVGRTAVRVMKDRPGFIVNRINAADTLFFCLVQDRKLATPAEVDSFARGQGLPMGPYELVDFVGVDVAADSLAYFAGSISPEYGKGRTFGEMQKQGLLGKKSGKGFYDWSTGRAQIPKAEPTGAISIMDVFALEINESVKLIEEGVAAPGDIEKGVVLGMNRPFGPISVAKDLSNAEVKSKLEELASKFDCAIFAPAKSIAEGRMREAIDGRLQAVQAPAAPDAVPPPPQSGGGVLRLERLPGGVARVVLGRPRLNLINGEVLAELDRALDAVQLDQDIRVVIVTGEGGVFSAGLELTQYVPGTVAMMDFARKGERVMKKLADLPKLTIAVLKGYALGGGMELALACDLRVATSDVEIGFPELSRGLVPAWSGTQRLPRLVGLSHASSLILTGERIKGGRAYEIGLVNRVVPDGDPDEFAKAFASQLAASQAPVAVTLAKRLLNKAAEASPDVGLEMEAMAAGVLFGTDDLKEGFSAFLGKRKPEFKGK
- a CDS encoding acetyl-CoA C-acetyltransferase; this translates as MAEIREVYVADYLRVPFSRSRPGQPERDVYNSVRMDQALGLLIRRLVERSALRPEDIGDVVTGCAFQTGENWLYGGRHPVLLAGLPVTVPGLAMDRACASSMNAAAEGAMEIMTGNSELVLAGGMEHLTHVPISNNPALAPNTRLLTRPEYMRYQMSTGYSMGLTAEKLAEEEGFSREEMDSYSLGSHVKAAKALDDGWFKGELMEMKVEVSGEERVVDADQSIRRDTTIEQLAGLQPSFKSGGLITAGNSSPLNAGASMVVLASKDKLQELGVEPLARIVSMGWAGVDPSVMGKGPVPASQKALARAGMKPEQIDLWEINEAFAVVVLYGMRELGLDPGRVNVNGGAIAIGHPLGASGARLVGTLARELKQTGKERGMATLCVGGGQGFAILMQRA
- a CDS encoding CoA transferase, with product MSFLEGVRVVDATRLLPGGYCSMLLSDMGAEVVKIEQPGLGDYMRATPPTKGGRSPVHATVNRNKKSIGIDLKSPEGKEVMRRLLKTADVFMEGFRPGAMSRLGFSFASVKRLNPRIIYCSISAYGQESRLSAMPGHDINFQAMAGTMAYSKGTEVPLLQLGDVASGMYAALGILGALAGRQRGIFLDVPIVGSLLSWMVIPAAAYLATGKAPREKHSMVFGSTPYYNVYRTSDGGYVAVAAIEEVFWRNLVTALGVPELQNKRFGTKEERAFATSELKRVFASRTRDEWSELLMGRDTCATPVLTVEEALKSDWARTLKMLVEIREDGQVLNGPLRGTPAIRREPFTPAPDLGADTLSVMRALGYAASTVSRLKASGAIE
- a CDS encoding MBL fold metallo-hydrolase, with translation MWTYKGVKVHWLGHDSFVLQGSKTVVLDPFKTKGNYAADVLLVSHEHFDHLSNEDIRRFAEQSTLMVAPEQCEGPLRAFGQQKRIVKPWESLDAGGVKIEAVPAYNLNKFREPGKVFHPKEDRKVGYVVTLDGTRFYHAGDSDFIPEMKSLDVDVAFLPVSGTYVMTAEEAAEAAASISAKALVPMHIGKIVGTMADAERFRVLVGGNKKVEILEEE
- a CDS encoding proteasome subunit beta → MPGATAVGIAYKDGVVLGAERRITLGNFVRSKSGKKVFRITDSVGAVCAGMVADMQNLVKEVAVYSKLRELESQRSMKPNSVAKLMSTLMFQNRYAPLLTQVILGGVGDRPVVYVLDPLGSVISDQYATVGTGEETAIGVVEAGYSPGMTQKEARDLAVAAIKAAVARDAMSGNGIDILTIDKSGIKEEGVNL